TGATGTTGCCAGGATTATTAGGATATTCTTGATAAGATCAACGCAAGTACTTGCCGCACCAAAGAACCAGATGAATCTCTAATGGAGGCAGTGAAAGGGAAGaaacttctacttgttctagatgacGCGTGGAACATCGAGTACAATGAATGGGATAAACTATTGCTACCTTTGCGGTATGTGGAGCAAGGAAGTAAGATTGTCGTGACAACACGGGAAGAAGATGTAGCAAAAGTCACGCAAACTGTCATCCCCTCTCACCGCTTGAATGGAATCAGCGATGAAGATTGCTGGAAGTTGTTTGCAAGGTATGCATTTAGTGGTGTAAATTCTGGAGCAGTCTCACACTTGGAAGCATTTGGCAGAGAAATAGTGAGAAAGTGCAAAGGGTTACCGCTGGCAGCGAAAACTCTTGGGGGTCTTTTGCACTCCGTAGGAGATGTCAAGCAATGGGAGAAGATATCCAATAGCAGTTTGTGGGGTTCGTCGAATGAAAACATCCCTCCAGCTCTAACATTGAGCTATTATTATCTCCCTTCACACCTCAAACGATGTTTTGCTTACTGTGCAATATTTTCCAAGGGTTATGTATTCAAGAAGGATGGATTAATCACTGAATAGATGGCACAAGGGTTTTTAGTCCAGCCCAGAGGCGTTGAGGAGATGGAAGAGAtaggtgaaaaatactttgatgatCTTGTCTCCAGGTCACTTTTCCAGCAATCAACTCGTGATTCTTTTTTCAGAATGCATGACATCATAAGTGATTTAGCTGAATACGTGTCAGGAGAATTTTGCTTTAAGCTTGGTATTAATGAATTGGGCTCTGGGTTGGAGGGTGAACATTCATGCACGCTTCCAGAAAGGACTCACTATTTATCAATCACTCGAGCAGCCATGTTTCCACCATATACTGGGGCAGGACGTCGGATACTTCGTAGCATTCATGGAGTCCATCATTTGCGCGCCTTGTTTCCACTATATATTTTTGGGGAAGTTGATATTGAGACGCTGAATGACATCTTGCCAAATCTAAAGCGCTTGCGAATGCTATCTTTATGTCATCCAAAAGATACTTCTTCTCAGTTGCTCAATTCCATTGGCAACTTAAAACATTTGCGGCACTTTGACCTTTATGGGACATCGATTGAAAGGTTACCTGAAAGTGTGTGCACCTTGTACTATTTGCAAAGTTTATTGTTAGGAGAGTGCCGACATCTCATGGAGTTGCCATCCAACCTTTCCAACTTGGTCGACTTAC
This DNA window, taken from Populus alba chromosome 17, ASM523922v2, whole genome shotgun sequence, encodes the following:
- the LOC140954894 gene encoding putative disease resistance RPP13-like protein 1 yields the protein MEISSMKDAEAPNIEIEVEDCEEYAATFYFYDILDKINASTCRTKEPDESLMEAVKGKKLLLVLDDAWNIEYNEWDKLLLPLRYVEQGSKIVVTTREEDVAKVTQTVIPSHRLNGISDEDCWKLFARYAFSGVNSGAVSHLEAFGREIVRKCKGLPLAAKTLGGLLHSVGDVKQWEKISNSSLWGSSNENIPPALTLSYYYLPSHLKRCFAYCAIFSKGYVFKKDGLITE